In the Anaerotignum faecicola genome, TGTTGATCGTGTTGTTGTTATTGACTCCGGCCACCAGTGGAGTACCGTACTGCTTTCCGACTGCCCAGGCTCCGTCCGTGTGGTTGAGCGCCTGATAGATCGCTGCATCATCAACGTAATAATGGACCGATGTAGCCAAATTGCCATTATTATGCGCCCTGGCGTGGGAAGCTGCTCCGGCCCCTTTGTTGAAATTATCAGTCTCATGGATTACGATGTACTTTGGGTGATTCTGGCTTGCATAGCAATTGATCTGTTTGATTTGTTTTGTAATTGGTAACATAATTGTCCTCCTTCAAAAAGAAAAGGGCCGGAATTCCAGGCCCATAAAAAGTTGTGATATTACAACCATTGCGATATCGCAACAGCTTATTTCGTCAGCTGCTTGTACGCCTGGTTGATACCGGTAGCTGCAAGCCCCGATACAGTTCCAACCGCCGCTGCGTTGATGATGTCCGCCGCCGGGAAGTCGGGCATCGTGTACATGCCTGCAACGCCCAGGATTGCCCCAATAACGC is a window encoding:
- a CDS encoding N-acetylmuramoyl-L-alanine amidase codes for the protein MLPITKQIKQINCYASQNHPKYIVIHETDNFNKGAGAASHARAHNNGNLATSVHYYVDDAAIYQALNHTDGAWAVGKQYGTPLVAGVNNNNTIN
- a CDS encoding phage holin family protein gives rise to the protein VIGAILGVAGMYTMPDFPAADIINAAAVGTVSGLAATGINQAYKQLTK